acgaggttgatattttatgtaacgaattctatttatcctataatacttttaaaacattttcattcgatatttagtaaattacagtactaaagtcatCTCCatcacaaattagtttgacgtaacgcattttaactaaatcttatgaaaacgttacgctcaggtatacagatcttgtagttcatcaagataaaacgtctccggcacgatatttattattgtgatgtttattgctgtgccgtaacgtttatccattggatcgaattttccatttgcaatcacgatttaataaaatcaggcatatgtgctttatttaagagcctcaacacgtacaacaacatattttaataaattttagacaaaaatattaagtacaatacctttggtaacctttccaggattagatgtttgaagatgacacatttaaacatttgaaagctatttttatcctggcacatcgaaaatgcggaatgaaaattttgcggaacgagaattattcgtatcaagcattttacgtacacccagtaaaaagaaatattgcggaactgaatggaattgattattaaatttatttattttgttatttttgtttctacatatgtgctttgtgtgggttgcattatatgcattgttaataatattatcacattaaagttttggggtgtattattcttttttattattattaaaaaaataatgattgttagtacaggtcattacttattttaaggccttcatttatttactttttccaaaattattatttcctttagtaattgtttttaaatattattattacaggccattgcttacatgtgtttcaaagggttttttcttctttttttctcttcttttttgttttaatttcatttcttttttttagctataattactggtcattagttattttaggagttttattcagttaaatttaattgttattattaatttattatcaattaattgatttttaaacaatattattcattaaataagtttatttatttattattataaaacgtgatattccattaaatattgtggaataaactcgtgaacccgagacgaataataataaaaataatccgattccaccaacagttttcaatcacattttaaatatgctcacaatggccggcgggaatattcgagattttgttcgtaactgaaaattggattaatgcaggattactatttggacaaactgtctatttatgcgtaaaacgtgactcgggaagttttctttatacagtaagtgtttatatttattggtacatctcatatttcgccacgaaataattaattccatggttgtatcgattccgcctgaaatctgggcggaaactgcacgcttgtttttgctgttcaagttgtaaacatcgggtccaataaatgtcaaaatgttaaaaaacagaccgtagatgtttaccttggtgaactaacagatcttgttggtttgtaaacaaatgacccattggcAGCAACTAGAGATCTtacaaatttgcatatacctttaaatttgcataccattaataaccgggttaatacactaaattatcatatgggtttatgacatggatatcatgggtaagttgtaggataaatgtgtgtgtgtgtgtgtgtctgtgtgtctgtgtgtgtttgttttacaatactGGTAGGCCTACTAAACAAAGTAacacatgtttgcaaactaaACGCTCTCTCAAACTGCATCCAAtgaatcattcattcatttcaactttttgTTCGTGTTTATCATATTCAGTTATAATGTTCACTGAATCaggcacgttgtcctgggcatgCATCTCAGCTATATTAGTCCACGAGCCGATACCCCACATTTGACCAATTGGTACCATCCGAGGGCACCAAACTCAACTATATCTTTTTGATAGGGGTATGTATCGGGATCGCAAAACAGCATGGTAGACGTTTCTGCAGAGTAGCATAATGtcaaaaaattagttttagtaGAAATGggtatttttctaaaaatgtaAAAACGATTCTCTGTATTAATTTGTATGTCAATATATAACTACTTTTAATCACACAAACTGAAATGCACTTGTCAGCATTCATCAGGAATTCAATTTGAACTGTTCCCAGCTAATTAAGGCATTGCAACATCATtgcaatccaagatggccgccaatgtACAAGCAAATCGTACTTTATAACCAGGAAATCGTAATATATCGCATTTTACATCAGCTGCGAagatatttttatgttatttaatgAATGTTATGGGCCAAGTAATTCACTTATTGCGACCTTTTGCTAATTGACATATTACATCATCATTTTACCAAAGATGACCATGAAAATGGCCGCCTATGGTAAGAAGTTGTCATATCTTACATTCTACATATATTCCCCAAAGAATAATTTATACTTCTAATACAGGGTTTTCTATATTGCAAGCTTAACATTTCTGGTATTCACTTTGTAATACAGAGAAAGGTTTATTACTGCATGAATAAAGGATTCCAAAATgattgcaaaaacaaagaaatgacctctgtatttgtttaatatcaCCTAAAACAATACTTTTGAAACCAACTGCTCCGTTTTAAGAGTAAACCAATCCTTTTCCCCAAAAAACCCATCTACATATAATCAAATAGTTCACAATGCCAACCTTGGTGTGATAAATGGGCATATGTACGCAAGACTAGTGTTTATATGAAGGGTGGCTGAAAAGTTCTGGTATGTATTAACTACGAATGATGTATAAGTACAATACGTTTTATGCTCATAGGCTGCATTGATTCAAATACATAATCTTGTAGCATATTTCTACAGTCATCAAAGTAACTAGGTATTTATTGTTTGTGAAAATGGATCAAACTGGCTTCTCTAACTGAATGGGCTAACTCCAACAGCCACCCATGCGGCATTGGTATGGACTTTAAGGGCCGATGATCCTTCCTTTAATATGCCACTGTTAACAGGTGGGCAACGGAGTTCAAGAGGAGACGATAGCCTCAAAAATTATACAAGACCAGGAAAATCGCCAACGGCCATAACTAaggaaaatgttgataaaatacAAGGATTATTGTCGACGACTCACCACACATCACAGCCAATACAGTAGGCATTTCATATGAGAAAGTTAAGGAATAAACTGGGTATGACAAAGGTTTCAGCACGCTAGGTACCAAGACACCCATGCACAAGTATGTTGTTGCCATGGCTGCTATGCATGACTGTGGCTTTCATCTTATTAATCATCCTCCGTATTCGTCAGATTTGGTACTGTCAAATTTCTACCTCTTCACAAACTTGAAGAAAAAACTGTTTGTTAAGCATTATTGAAATGATGATGACATAATTTCTGCCGTGGATGACTTTTGAATCCAATATGAGGAAGCCTTCAACACTAGTGGGATCCAGGCACCCAAGCATAGTTGGCAGCAGTGTGTAGACCGCGGAGGTGATtatgttgaaaaataattaacaaactcTGTTAAcgtaatttatcatagttagGCTCAGAACCTTTCAGCCATCCCTTATAGTTTTGTCATTcctatttttttgttatctctatagaatatatatatatatatattatcattgcATTTTTATCtctatagaatatatatatatattatcattgcATTTTTATCtctatagaatatatatatatattatcattgcATTTTTATCtctatagaatatatatatatattatcattgcATTTTTATCtctatagaatatatatatatattatcattgcATTTTTATCtctatagaatatatatatatatattatcattgcATTTTTATCTCTATAGAAAAGACAGCAGCTCTAAATATGGAGAGAGATGGAAGCAAACTATGGAGACTCACAAGACAACTTAATGATGAGGACAACAGAGGACAGAGGATAACACTGGAAGATAATGGAGAAATGATTATAGGCAAACAAGCAGCAAATCGCTTAGCTGACAATTATGAAGAACAGAGCAGCATACACATAACTGTCGAACAGCAAAGAGAAGCAAGAAAAGAACAAAGGGAGAGATCAATAAACGCCACTCCAACAGGACCCATGCAACAACCTATCACACTGCATGAGTTACATGTAGCTCTAAAGAAATTGAAGAATAGGAAATCACCAGGCCCAGACTTGATCACCAATGAGATGCTAACTCACATTGGCAGTGCAGCAGTCAACAAACTACTGGAGATCTTCAATCACAGTTGGGAAAATGGGGTCCTTCCACAAATCTGGAGAGAGGCTACTATGATCCCTATTTACAAGAAAGGAAAAGACCGAAAAAAAGCTGAAAGCTACCGTCCAATCAGCCTAACCAGTTGTGTTGTTAAGACAGTGGAGAGGATAATCAACCAACGCCTACAATGGTATCTGGAAACTGAGAACATCCTGTCCCCTGAACAGTCAGGCTTCAGACAGTTTCACAGCACTGAAGACCAAACAGCATATCTTGCTCAAGAAGTTGAAGATgcattccaagaaaaaaaaacatgtgttaGCCACCTGGATAGATCTGCAAAAGGCATTTGACAAAGTATGGACGGATGGCCTCATCGTCAAGCTACAGAGAAGCGGCATATCTGGAAACATGCTTGCGTGGATCCGATCATATCTTCACAACCGTAGAGCAAGGGTCACAGTTGACagaaaagaaagcaagaaaaTACTTTTGCGACATGGGGTCCCACAGGGAGGAGTCCTATCACCTACACTTTTCTTAATCTTCATCAATGACCTTGTGCAGGAACTTCCCAATGGAATACAAGCTGCCCTTTATGCCGATGATTTGGTGATGtggtgcaaggaagagcatgcCACTACTGCCACCTACAGAATGCGGATAGCAGCAGACAACCTGACAGCCTGGTCAGAAAAATGGTGTGTGGCTATCAATAAAGACAAGTCTTCTACCACACTCTTCACTCTATCACCAAAGAAAAAAGCAGGAACAATCAAAATTGGGAACACTCCACTGAAACATGCAGATGAAGTAACATACCTTGGGGTCACCTTCGACAAGAAACAAACTTGGAAACCACATATTCAAAAGGCAGAGACAAAAGCCAGATGCAAATTAGCCATCATGCGGAAACTAGCAGGAACTAGCTGGGGAGCAAATGAGACAATCCTCAAGAGAGTATATCAAGGAACTGTACGGCCGCATCTTGAATACGGCTCATCAGCCTGGTCAACCACTGCAAAGACCAACCAGCAAGCTTTAGACAAGGTTCAAAACCAAGCTCTGCGAATCATAACGGGATCCATGAAGTCTACACCCATTAAAGACATGGAAAAAACTGCAGCAATACAACCCCTTGGTGAGAGGAGAGATGCCAAGATCATGATCCAGGCAGAGAAATTCAGGTACCTGCCCAATCATCCAATGAAACAAAGAATGGATGGTCTGACAAAGAATCGTCTCAAACGTAGCAGTTTCATCCACCAAAGCAGAAGACTTACTAGAGAACACCAAGCTAACCCGTTACCAAAGACACTTCCATTTTGCCCAACAGATCTTCCACAACCATGGAATGATGAACAAGCCAATCTACAGATCAGCATGTCTGTCCCACAGTTGGCTTCAGCAGACTCCCAAAACGACCTGGTCAAACGGTCACTGGCAATGGCTATGATCAGTGACCGGTACCCAGAAGAATCTTGGATCCATGCATACACTGATGGTTCGTCAACAAATGCTGTGGCCAATGGAGGGGCAGGCATATTTATCAAGCTCCCTTCAAGAAATACCCTAACTGCAAAAGTACCAACCGGCACCCACAGTTCCAACTACAATGCAGAAACCCATGCACTTATTCAGGCTGCTACAATGATCAAGGATGCAAAAGAAGACTGTCAACAAGTTGTCTTCCTCACAGATGCTCTCTCAGTCCTACAAGCCTTGCAAGGGGAAAAACTTCCTCACCTGAATGAAGCCATGCAAGAGGTAGCAAAGGAAAGACGAGTAGCTCTACAGTGGATCCCAGCACATTGTGGGATTCCAGGAAATGAGGAAGCAGACAGGCTAGCCAAGCTAGGAGCTAATCACGTACAGCCCAGCAATAACATTAGCTTCTCAGAGAAGAAAACCTTGATAAAGGCAGCCAACAGACCCAGGACAGAACAAGATGATTACCACCTTCTCAGTCGCTTGGAACAAGTAACTCTGTTGAGACTCCGGACAGGCCACAACCGACTGAATGCTCACATGTTCAGAAAGTTTAAACTTGCAGCAACACCAACCTGCAGTTGTGGCCTGGAAGACCAAACAGCAGAACACATCTTACAGGCGTGTCCAATTCATCAAGACCTGAGACAAGCTGAGTGGCCAATCGAAACTGCCATACACACCAAACTCTATGGAAAGAGAGGCGAACTGGAAAAAACAGCTCATTTTATCTTACAGACTGGACTATTGGTCTAAattgtgaaagagaaaaaaaaaaaaaaaaaaaaaatctctatagaatatatatatatatatattatcattgcATTTTTATCtctatagaatatatatatatatattatcattgcATTTTTATCtctatagaatatatatatatatattatcattgcATTTTTATCtctatagaatatatatatatatattatcattgcATTTTTATCtctatagaatatatatatatattatcattgcATTTTTATCtctatagaatatatatatatatattatcattgcATTTTGTAGGCTAAGACACAAAATGTATAATCGTGTAACGCCAATATTTCTAACCATTTCATGGCAATTTCTAGTATACTAGTATGCTTCAGCTATACCTGGAAATGATTGGTGATTACCAAATGAACTTAGTAGCTATATATTAACATGATTCGAATAAGGACAAAGGGAATGCAGTGGTTGTTTTAGCATTGGTCTAATGACAAATTCAGAAAATTATATAGTAACTTTTCCGTTAGACATCCACATTTTGCattcaaaattgttttgttgaaaaGCTACACTGAATTAGTAGCATAATTTCAGAGATGATTCTTATGATTTTTGTCCAAACGATAGAGCTACTAGCAAGAACTGCAATGGGCAATGGAGAACCAGCAAACAAAAAGGTTGCTTCTCAACTGATGACTGTAATACTGCTGCTATAATAAACAAGGTTGCAAAAACAAGAGTTATCAAAATGCTGCCCAAAGCATTTAAACCTTATTACACCCGGGGTCTCAGATGCTGCTGTGAATAAGTCACCAGGAAGGCTCCATTTTAATAGGACGGACGTTGATTAGTGAAATCACGAAGCTTCAGATTACTTCTACAAATGACCATTCTACATGGAGTGAAGTCTTGCACCATCTGGAATCGTCCGATTCAATGCAGCTCTTTAACTAAATTTCGCTGACTGGGTAATGTTGATGTTCAAGGTGGTGTATTATATTGTTAGGCCACCTAAGATTGGGTGACGCATAGTCAAAACAAATCATTTTTGCTAGGCAGAAACTCTTTTATTGATATTTGATATGGCTACTATTTTTGGtagtatactaaaaggcaaaagttattgtgacacacaaaagacgaagataattgatgataggtttttactgccgtgtatgaaacgttataatatggaaagagaaatgtccgaaggtatggaaacgagcaatagtccatgaaaagggcgcacctgccatatgcaaattaGTCACATCattagagggggtccagagcgaagttcacacagtcagtagcgagtgtgtccaccttgagcattgatacaggcctggcacgtcgtctcattgaggccactaaacgcttaagaaagttcctgggaatgcctgtttcgcagatgcgtggttaggatccatgtgtcttggtcAGGgattgtcacgggtggtcggccgctacggggtcGGTCCCTgccctggttgttttgttgatatctttgccataagtgccatatggtgtttctgtggacgttcgattgacgtgcgacgtcacgctacgaggtcccagattcaagtaTCCCtttgactcgccatctgtcatttttaCTGAGGCGTGGCaggacgaaattgcatcaaacagttcactaatggtgtttttctggaCTTCTGGAGGCTGCTCAGCAAGATCCTCACTGTGTGCGTTGCACTTAACTGACTACGTTCAACTTACATGGTAGTTCAAAGGTAATACTCAAAGCTGTATAATGATAAAAtagtttagagagagagagagagagagagagagagagagagagagagagagagagagagagagagagagagagagacagacagacagacagacagacagaaacacacacacacacacacacatacacacacatacacacatcaccaccacaaccattaccaccacaaccacaaccaccaccaccacatcacCAAACATCCTAAAGTGAACTTTCCCTAATTGTCCCAAAGGAACCAGCCTGAGTGTGCTGATATTGTAATgtgtttacgactaacagatATTTTCTCATGactacaattacat
This DNA window, taken from Gigantopelta aegis isolate Gae_Host chromosome 4, Gae_host_genome, whole genome shotgun sequence, encodes the following:
- the LOC121372277 gene encoding uncharacterized protein LOC121372277 — encoded protein: MLAWIRSYLHNRRARVTVDRKESKKILLRHGVPQGGVLSPTLFLIFINDLVQELPNGIQAALYADDLVMWCKEEHATTATYRMRIAADNLTAWSEKWCVAINKDKSSTTLFTLSPKKKAGTIKIGNTPLKHADEVTYLGVTFDKKQTWKPHIQKAETKARCKLAIMRKLAGTSWGANETILKRVYQGTVRPHLEYGSSAWSTTAKTNQQALDKVQNQALRIITGSMKSTPIKDMEKTAAIQPLGERRDAKIMIQAEKFRYLPNHPMKQRMDGLTKNRLKRSSFIHQSRRLTREHQANPLPKTLPFCPTDLPQPWNDEQANLQISMSVPQLASADSQNDLVKRSLAMAMISDRYPEESWIHAYTDGSSTNAVANGGAGIFIKLPSRNTLTAKVPTGTHSSNYNAETHALIQAATMIKDAKEDCQQVVFLTDALSVLQALQGEKLPHLNEAMQEVAKERRVALQWIPAHCGIPGNEEADRLAKLGANHVQPSNNISFSEKKTLIKAANRPRTEQDDYHLLSRLEQVTLLRLRTGHNRLNAHMFRKFKLAATPTCSCGLEDQTAEHILQACPIHQDLRQAEWPIETAIHTKLYGKRGELEKTAHFILQTGLLV